One stretch of Francisella sp. LA112445 DNA includes these proteins:
- a CDS encoding MFS transporter, whose amino-acid sequence MKNTKHIFISFIGIVLIAAILRAPITSISPLLSNIVNMINISPVTAGLLVSLPLLIFATLSLFISSFAKKRSLEANLMISLVLISVGIVIRSHINTYSIFLGTIIIGIGITISNVLMPVFIKQKFPNNIPLMISIYGLMMGLGSWVTISLMIPVMHLAQKFSFSGNSSLSLALASVAILGIIAIIIWLPQFKNKTLLPQNNSSTNIHSHVWKSKIAWQISIFLSSSAILMYTLSTWLPSILESQGYSIQDAGYLAGLFQMSSSLPVLIIIPLMKTLKDKNIVSLLLALCSFLGILFLLLNILTFIAVVILGIGIGGTFMVSLILIGVRTSNAQIAAVLSGKSQSVAYILAALGPVIAGLFHQITSSWELPLTICICVAIIMVLFSFFVASPEKITIEDI is encoded by the coding sequence ATGAAAAATACTAAACATATCTTTATTTCCTTTATTGGAATTGTTTTAATAGCTGCCATTTTAAGAGCCCCTATTACATCTATATCACCTCTTCTTAGCAATATTGTAAATATGATCAATATATCTCCTGTAACTGCTGGATTATTGGTCAGCTTACCATTGCTAATTTTTGCAACGTTATCATTATTTATATCTTCCTTTGCAAAAAAACGCTCTCTAGAAGCAAACTTGATGATATCTCTAGTGCTAATAAGCGTCGGAATAGTAATACGCTCCCATATAAATACATACTCAATATTCCTAGGTACTATCATTATTGGCATCGGCATTACTATATCTAATGTTCTTATGCCTGTTTTTATAAAACAAAAGTTCCCAAATAACATACCTCTCATGATATCAATATATGGACTAATGATGGGATTGGGATCTTGGGTAACTATTAGCTTAATGATACCCGTTATGCATCTAGCACAAAAATTTTCTTTCTCTGGTAACTCAAGCCTCTCATTAGCGTTAGCTAGTGTTGCAATTCTTGGTATAATAGCTATAATTATATGGCTACCTCAGTTTAAAAATAAGACTCTATTACCCCAAAACAATAGTTCTACGAATATACATAGCCATGTTTGGAAATCTAAAATAGCATGGCAGATAAGTATTTTTTTATCAAGTAGTGCGATCTTAATGTATACTCTTTCTACATGGCTTCCTTCTATTTTAGAAAGCCAAGGCTACTCTATCCAAGATGCTGGTTATTTAGCAGGATTATTCCAAATGTCTTCTAGTTTACCCGTATTAATAATAATCCCTCTAATGAAAACATTAAAGGATAAAAACATCGTTTCTTTATTATTAGCACTATGTAGCTTCTTAGGTATTTTATTCCTTTTACTTAATATTCTTACATTCATTGCTGTAGTAATACTAGGAATAGGAATTGGTGGTACATTTATGGTTAGCTTAATATTGATAGGAGTTAGAACTAGTAATGCTCAGATAGCAGCTGTTCTTTCTGGAAAATCTCAATCAGTAGCATATATACTAGCAGCTTTAGGACCTGTTATAGCAGGGTTATTCCATCAGATAACCTCAAGCTGGGAACTACCTCTTACTATCTGCATTTGCGTAGCAATCATTATGGTTCTTTTTTCGTTTTTCGTTGCAAGTCCTGAGAAAATAACAATCGAGGATATTTAA
- a CDS encoding SAM-dependent methyltransferase: MSKASNTKRWMQDHTSDFYVKQANKLGYRSRASFKILEIQDKYKIFKPNTFVVDLGAAPGGWSEQIVKYIGNNSKLIALDLLEMAPIAGVDFIQGDFSSDETYEKLNDLVNGQKIDCIVSDMAPNLSGNKTSDQAKSIYLLELALDFANTNLKNNGIFVAKVFQGQGSDEYLKLVKESFTKVIQFKPKSSRPKSREFYIVATGFKG, from the coding sequence ATGTCAAAAGCCTCAAATACTAAACGTTGGATGCAAGATCATACTTCTGATTTTTATGTTAAACAAGCAAATAAGCTAGGCTATCGAAGTAGAGCAAGTTTTAAAATCCTTGAGATTCAAGATAAATATAAAATTTTCAAGCCAAATACTTTCGTGGTTGATCTTGGTGCTGCACCAGGTGGATGGTCTGAGCAGATTGTAAAATATATTGGTAATAATAGCAAACTTATTGCTCTTGACCTGCTTGAGATGGCACCTATAGCCGGAGTTGACTTTATTCAGGGTGATTTCTCAAGTGATGAGACTTATGAAAAGCTGAATGATCTTGTTAATGGACAGAAAATTGATTGTATAGTATCAGATATGGCACCTAATCTTAGCGGTAATAAAACATCTGATCAAGCCAAATCAATATACCTTTTAGAGCTAGCTTTAGATTTTGCTAATACTAACCTTAAAAACAATGGGATATTTGTAGCAAAAGTTTTTCAAGGGCAAGGGAGCGATGAGTATCTAAAGTTAGTTAAAGAATCTTTTACTAAGGTAATTCAATTTAAACCTAAATCTTCAAGACCCAAATCACGAGAGTTCTATATTGTAGCAACTGGCTTTAAGGGGTAA